One Vibrio campbellii CAIM 519 = NBRC 15631 = ATCC 25920 genomic window carries:
- the trmA gene encoding tRNA (uridine(54)-C5)-methyltransferase TrmA: MATLDVNPQRYQEQLAEKVERLNDMFAPYNVPELEVFESPEQHYRMRAEFRVWHEGEDLYYIMFNQETREKYRVDQFPAASRLINDLMPLLVEAMKDNESLRRKLFQVDFLSTLSGEILVSLLYHRQLDEEWIENAKALKQRLNDEGFNLNIIGRARKMKIVLDRDYVIEKLDVNGQSYIYQQVENSFTQPNGKVAEKMLEWAVDCTQESTGDLLELYCGNGNFSLALAQNFDRVLATELAKPSVVSAQYNIAANEIDNVQILRLSAEEFTQAIEGKREFRRLQDAGVDLKSYNCNTIFVDPPRSGMDVDTCKMVQGYERIMYISCNPDTLKENLDILCQTHNVTRFALFDQFPYTHHMEAGVLLERKA, translated from the coding sequence ATGGCTACTCTTGATGTAAACCCACAACGCTACCAAGAACAACTGGCTGAAAAAGTCGAACGTCTGAACGATATGTTCGCGCCATACAACGTGCCAGAACTGGAAGTGTTTGAATCACCAGAGCAGCACTACCGCATGCGTGCTGAGTTCCGTGTTTGGCATGAAGGTGAAGACCTTTACTACATCATGTTCAACCAAGAAACTCGTGAGAAATACCGCGTTGACCAATTCCCAGCAGCAAGCCGTCTGATCAACGACCTGATGCCACTATTGGTTGAAGCGATGAAAGACAACGAATCGCTACGTCGTAAACTTTTCCAAGTGGACTTCCTATCAACGCTCAGCGGCGAGATTCTGGTTTCACTGCTTTACCATCGCCAACTTGATGAAGAGTGGATTGAAAACGCGAAAGCCCTTAAGCAGCGTTTGAATGATGAAGGCTTCAACCTAAACATCATTGGTCGTGCTCGTAAGATGAAGATTGTCTTAGACCGCGACTACGTGATCGAGAAGCTAGACGTAAATGGCCAGAGCTACATCTACCAACAAGTTGAAAACAGCTTTACTCAGCCAAACGGCAAAGTCGCAGAGAAGATGTTGGAATGGGCGGTTGACTGTACTCAAGAAAGTACGGGTGACCTACTAGAACTTTACTGTGGTAACGGTAACTTCTCTCTGGCGTTGGCTCAAAACTTCGATCGCGTACTTGCAACAGAACTAGCGAAGCCATCTGTGGTTTCTGCGCAATACAACATTGCAGCGAACGAGATTGATAACGTACAAATCCTACGTCTATCAGCAGAAGAGTTTACTCAAGCAATCGAAGGTAAGCGTGAATTCCGTCGTCTACAAGATGCAGGCGTGGATCTGAAGAGCTACAACTGCAATACGATTTTTGTCGATCCACCACGCTCTGGTATGGATGTCGACACTTGTAAAATGGTGCAAGGTTACGAGCGCATCATGTACATCTCTTGTAACCCAGATACTCTGAAAGAGAACTTGGACATTCTATGTCAAACCCACAATGTGACGCGTTTTGCTCTGTTTGACCAGTTCCCTTACACACACCACATGGAAGCGGGTGTACTGTTGGAACGTAAAGCGTAA
- a CDS encoding YijD family membrane protein, translating into MSNGNKSEKKTLILALVAGMCGDALLSWLTMSEVSFSIFPLIALVLAVQALYQEYLNNPVSEDIPLVGLACFFVGAFGHSAFIKAQYPEAGSNFFAILVSMILLAWIGKKLGFMEKKTTAE; encoded by the coding sequence ATGTCGAATGGAAATAAATCTGAAAAGAAAACGCTGATTTTGGCACTGGTTGCAGGTATGTGTGGTGATGCTTTGTTGTCATGGTTGACCATGAGCGAAGTGTCTTTTTCCATCTTCCCTCTGATTGCACTCGTGCTAGCTGTACAGGCGCTTTACCAAGAATATCTTAACAACCCAGTATCAGAAGATATCCCACTTGTTGGTCTGGCGTGTTTCTTCGTGGGTGCATTTGGTCACTCTGCGTTTATCAAAGCGCAATACCCAGAAGCAGGCTCTAACTTCTTCGCGATTCTGGTTTCAATGATTCTCCTAGCGTGGATCGGTAAGAAACTGGGTTTCATGGAAAAGAAGACCACCGCTGAATAA